Part of the Longimicrobiaceae bacterium genome is shown below.
GGTCCGCCCCGTGAAGCAGTCGCTCGCGGTGCACTCGTCGCTGGCCGCCAGGGCGGCCGCCGCGCCGTAGCCCACCAGGAGCCCGGCGCCGCCGCCGATCAGGAAGCCCCGCACCGGGCTGATGCTGCCGCGCGGCACCTCCAGCCGCGCCACCCGGGGGATGAGCACGGGAAGCGGCTCGCCGCCGCCGCGCCCCCGGAAGACCAGCGTGTCGCCGCGCACGCCCTGCACGGTCCCCACCTCGCGCTCGATCCCCAGCACCGGCGCGGTCACCCGCACCCGCGCCCCGGGCCGCACGGACAGCGTGTCCTGCGCATGCGCCTGGCCGGCCGCGGCGAGCAGCGCCGCGGGCACGAGCAGGCGGGCGGCGGTCCGGATCGGCGTTCTCATGTGTCTCCCGAAAGGACCAGCAGCACGCCGCGGTGGTCGGAGACCTCGGCGCCCACGACGGCCGCGGAGTCGCACCCCGCGCCGGCCGGTAGGAAGAGGTAGTCGATGCGCTTGACCGGGGCCTTCGCCGGGTAGGTGAAGCCCTCCCCGCTTCCGCACGCCTCCCACGCGTCGCGCCACCCCGCCGCGCGCACCTCCGCGATCACCGCGCTCTCGGGGGTGGCGTTCAGGTCGCCGCCCAGCAGCACCCGCGCGCTCCCGCCCCGCAGCCCTTCCGCGATGCGGAGGAGCGCCGCCACCTCCTGCCGGCGGTAGACGTCCTCCCGCGAGGCGTCCAGGTGCGTGTTGAGCACGTACACCGCGCCGCCGGGCGCGTCCACCCGCGCGCGGAGGACTCCGCGCGGCTCTCGGGAGCCCCCGGCGCGCACCTGCGGCGGGTCGACGGGGAGATGGATCAGCGTGTCCTCCGCCACCGGCCACCGGGAGAGCAGGGCGATCCCGTACCCCCCGCCCTGGTAGTCCAGCGTCTTCCCGAACACCCCGTGCATCCCGGTGAGGCGCCGGAGCTCCGCCAGCTGGTCGGTCCGGCCGGAGCGCTCCGTGCCGCGGTCCACCTCCTGGAGGAGCACGAGGTCCGCGCCCGTCTCCCGCACGGTCTCCGCCACCCGCGCCAGGTTGTCCACCCCGCCTGCGTCCTTGCCGGCGTGGACGTTGTAGACCAGCACCCGCAGCGGGGCGGGCCCCGGCGGGGGCGCCGCGGCCGGGACGGCGCAGGCGGCCGTCCAGAGGGGGAGCGCGGCGAGCAGGAGGGCGCGTCTCATCTCAGACCTTG
Proteins encoded:
- a CDS encoding endonuclease/exonuclease/phosphatase family protein translates to MRRALLLAALPLWTAACAVPAAAPPPGPAPLRVLVYNVHAGKDAGGVDNLARVAETVRETGADLVLLQEVDRGTERSGRTDQLAELRRLTGMHGVFGKTLDYQGGGYGIALLSRWPVAEDTLIHLPVDPPQVRAGGSREPRGVLRARVDAPGGAVYVLNTHLDASREDVYRRQEVAALLRIAEGLRGGSARVLLGGDLNATPESAVIAEVRAAGWRDAWEACGSGEGFTYPAKAPVKRIDYLFLPAGAGCDSAAVVGAEVSDHRGVLLVLSGDT